Proteins co-encoded in one Natronorubrum daqingense genomic window:
- a CDS encoding metal-dependent hydrolase, whose protein sequence is MQPIVHLVVGYICYREFVRYRDGGPPNDVPVLVAVFAAGLADFIDKPLAAADIAPVGRTVGHSLVFVVPLLLLVWVLAIRRERRDLGVAFAIGYLSHIATDVPWHVLSGDFHELGFLFWPLTPMPPYTGVKPLGTIPGLKAEVTTLWLEAVILVAGVALWWVDGRPGLGALRRD, encoded by the coding sequence ATGCAACCGATCGTTCACCTCGTCGTCGGCTACATCTGCTATCGGGAGTTCGTTCGGTATCGAGACGGGGGGCCTCCGAACGACGTGCCGGTCCTCGTCGCCGTCTTCGCGGCCGGCCTCGCGGATTTCATCGACAAGCCACTCGCGGCCGCAGACATCGCACCCGTCGGGCGGACCGTCGGTCACTCGCTGGTGTTCGTCGTTCCGCTGCTCCTCCTCGTCTGGGTGCTGGCGATTCGACGAGAGCGTCGCGACCTCGGCGTTGCCTTCGCAATCGGCTACCTCTCGCACATCGCGACGGACGTTCCCTGGCACGTGCTGTCGGGGGATTTCCACGAACTCGGCTTTCTCTTCTGGCCGCTCACGCCGATGCCACCCTACACCGGCGTCAAGCCGTTAGGGACCATCCCCGGACTCAAGGCCGAGGTGACGACGCTCTGGCTCGAGGCCGTGATTCTGGTTGCAGGCGTGGCTCTTTGGTGGGTCGACGGGCGTCCCGGACTCGGTGCGCTTCGCCGCGATTGA